The following DNA comes from Kitasatospora sp. NBC_01287.
CCGCAGGACCGCGTGGCGCTGGCCGAGGCCGCGCAGAAGTTCGCCGAGGCGCTGCCGACCTACGCCGCCGAGGCGAGCAAGCCGACCGCGGTCACCGCTCCTGACGGCTCGTCGTACGAGATCGACAACGGCGCGGTCGTGATCGCCTCGATCACCTCCTGCACCAACACCTCCAACCCCTCCGTCATGCTGGGCGCCGCCCTGCTGGCGAAGAAGGCCGTGGAGAAGGGCCTGCACGTCAAGCCCTGGGTCAAGACCACCCTGGCCCCCGGGTCCAAGGTCGTCATGGACTACTACGAGAAGGCCGGCCTGCTCCCCTACATGGAGAAGCTGGGCTTCAACCTGGTCGGCTACGGCTGCGTCACCTGCATCGGCAACTCGGGCCCGCTGCCCGAGGAGGTCTCCAAGGCCGTCAACGACGCCGACCTCGCCGTGGTGTCGGTGCTCTCCGGCAACCGCAACTTCGAGGGCCGGATCAACCCGGACGTCAAGATGAACTACCTGGCCTCCCCGCCGCTGGTGGTCGCCTACGCCCTGGCCGGCAACATGAACGTCGACATCACCAAGGCCGCCCTGGGCCAGGACGCCGACGGCAACGACGTCTTCCTGTCCGACATCTGGCCGTCGGAGCTGGAGGTGGCCGAGGTGGTCGCCGCCTCGATCGACCAGGACATGTTCGCCAAGGACTACGCGGACGTCTTCGCCGGCGACCACCGCTGGCAGTCGCTGCCGATCCCGACCGGCAACACCTTCGAGTGGGACGCCGAGTCCACCTACGTCCGCAAGCCCCCGTACTTCGAGGGCATGGCCAAGACCCCGAGCCCGGTGAGTGACATCACCGGCGCCCGCGTGCTGGCCAAGCTGGGCGACTCGGTCACCACCGACCACATCTCCCCGGCCAGCAACATCAAGGCCGGGACGCCCGCCGCGCAGTACCTGACCGAGCACGGGGTCGACAAGCGCGACTTCAACTCGTACGGCTCGCGCCGTGGCAACCACGAGGTGATGATCCGCGGCACCTTCGCCAACATCCGCCTGCGCAACCAGATCGCGCCGGGCACCGAGGGCGGCTACACCCGCGACTTCACCCAGGCCGACGCGCCGGTGGCGTTCATCTACGACGCCGCGCAGAACTACCAGGCCGCCGGCACCCCGCTGGTCGTCCTGGCCGGCAAGGAGTACGGCTCCGGCTCGTCGCGCGACTGGGCCGCCAAGGGCACCGCGCTGCTCGGCGTCAAGGCCGTCATCGCCGAGTCCTACGAGCGCATCCACCGCTCGAACCTGATCGGCATGGGCGTGCTGCCGCTGCAGTTCCCCGAGGGCCAGAGTGCCGACTCGCTGGGCCTGACCGGCGAGGAGTCCTTCTCCTTCACCGGTGTCACCGAGCTGAACGAGGGCCGCACCCCCAAGACCGTCAAGGTCAAGGCGGTCGGCGCGGCCGGGACGGTCGAGTTCGACGCGGTGGTGCGCATCGACACCCCCGGTGAGGCGGACTACTACCGCAACGGCGGCATCCTGCAGTACGTGCTGCGCAGCCTGATTGGCTGACCCAGCCCCCTCGTGGCACCCGGGCCGCGCCCCTCCTGTGGAGGGGCGCGGCCTGCTTCGTGTCGCAGACCCGGCGACGCGATCCGCCCTCCCGCACCGTCCGCGATCCGTCTCCCGCACCGCCCGGGTGGACCGACCATCGGGGTGCCCTTCCGCGAGTCCCGCACGCCGCCTCGCACCACCCTCCCTACGATCGAGCGATCAAGCGAAAGCGCGAGGGTGAGCGCGAGAGCGAGGGCGAGGGCGAGGGTGAGGCCGCACACCGGCTCCGTCGACGAGTACCACCGCCGTGACCTGCTCAGGCGCGCCGCCGCCGCGGCCGCGCTGGCAGCCGCCGGCGGCCCGCTCACCGCGGCCTGCGCGGCCGGCTTCGGCAGCGGCGGCGGCAGCACCACCGTGCCCACCACCGGCTCCGCCACCAACCCGTTCGGCGTCGAGGCGCGCGCCCCGCTCGACGTGGTGATCTTCAAGGGCGGCTACGGCGACGGCTACGCCAGGGCGATCGAGGGCATCTACCGGCAGTCCTACCCCGGGGCCACGGTCACCCACCTGGCCACCCAGGAGATCAGCGGCAAGCTGCAGCCGCGGTTCAACGCGGGCAGCCCGCCGGACGTGATCGACGACTCGGGCGCCCAGCAGCTGAAACTCGACGTGCTGCGCCGCGCGAGCCAGCTCACCGACCTCAGCGCGCTGCTCGACGCGCCCTGCCGCGACGACCCGGCCAGGAAGGTGAGCGAGACACTGCTGCCGGGCACCGTCGAGCAGGGCAGCATCGACGGCCGGATGTACGCGCTCAACTACGTCTACACCGTCCACGGCCTCTGGTACTCCCGCCGGCTCTTCTCCGAGCGGGGCTGGAGCCCGCCCGGCAGCTGGGATGAGTTCCTCTCGCTCGGCGCCACCATCAAGCGCTCCGGCATCGCGCCCTTCTGCCACCAGGGCAAGTACCCGTCCTACGTGAGCGGCCTGCTCCTGGACCTGATCGCCAAGCAGGGCGGCGGCGAGCTGGTGGCCCGGATCGACGCCCTGGACCCGGCGGCTTGGGACGATCCGGCGGTGCTCGCCGGGGCGGTCGCCTTCGGCGAGATCATGCGCGAGGACTACCTGCTGCCCGGCACCAACGGCATGACCCACACCGAGGCGCAGACCGCCTGGTGCCAGGGCCGGGCTGCTTTCATCCCGTGCGGCTCCTGGCTGGAGAACGAGATGGCCGCGATCACCCCGGCCGGCTTCGACATGGCCTTCCTGCCGGTGCCCGCGCTGCCCGGCGACCGGCTGCCGCGGCACGCGGTGCGAGCCGGCGCGGGCGAGCCGTTCGTCGTCCCGGCCAGGGC
Coding sequences within:
- the acnA gene encoding aconitate hydratase AcnA, with amino-acid sequence MSANSFDARSSLQVGDESYEIFKLSAVEGSERLPYSLKVLLENLLRTEDGANITADHIRALGNWDEKAQPSEEIQFTPARVIMQDFTGVPCVVDLATMREAVKELGGDPAKINPLAPAELVIDHSVIADKFGTKDAFTQNVEIEYGRNKERYQFLRWGQTAFDEFKVVPPGTGIVHQVNIEHLARTIMVRNGQAYPDTCVGTDSHTTMVNGLGVLGWGVGGIEAEAAMLGQPVSMLIPRVVGFKLNGQLPAGATATDLVLTITEMLRKHGVVGKFVEFYGAGVTAIPLANRATIGNMSPEFGSTCAIFPIDDETLHYLRLTGRSEQQLALVEAYAKEQGLWHDPSVEPVFSEYLELDLGTVVPSIAGPKRPQDRVALAEAAQKFAEALPTYAAEASKPTAVTAPDGSSYEIDNGAVVIASITSCTNTSNPSVMLGAALLAKKAVEKGLHVKPWVKTTLAPGSKVVMDYYEKAGLLPYMEKLGFNLVGYGCVTCIGNSGPLPEEVSKAVNDADLAVVSVLSGNRNFEGRINPDVKMNYLASPPLVVAYALAGNMNVDITKAALGQDADGNDVFLSDIWPSELEVAEVVAASIDQDMFAKDYADVFAGDHRWQSLPIPTGNTFEWDAESTYVRKPPYFEGMAKTPSPVSDITGARVLAKLGDSVTTDHISPASNIKAGTPAAQYLTEHGVDKRDFNSYGSRRGNHEVMIRGTFANIRLRNQIAPGTEGGYTRDFTQADAPVAFIYDAAQNYQAAGTPLVVLAGKEYGSGSSRDWAAKGTALLGVKAVIAESYERIHRSNLIGMGVLPLQFPEGQSADSLGLTGEESFSFTGVTELNEGRTPKTVKVKAVGAAGTVEFDAVVRIDTPGEADYYRNGGILQYVLRSLIG
- the ngcE gene encoding N-acetylglucosamine/diacetylchitobiose ABC transporter substrate-binding protein, which codes for MRPHTGSVDEYHRRDLLRRAAAAAALAAAGGPLTAACAAGFGSGGGSTTVPTTGSATNPFGVEARAPLDVVIFKGGYGDGYARAIEGIYRQSYPGATVTHLATQEISGKLQPRFNAGSPPDVIDDSGAQQLKLDVLRRASQLTDLSALLDAPCRDDPARKVSETLLPGTVEQGSIDGRMYALNYVYTVHGLWYSRRLFSERGWSPPGSWDEFLSLGATIKRSGIAPFCHQGKYPSYVSGLLLDLIAKQGGGELVARIDALDPAAWDDPAVLAGAVAFGEIMREDYLLPGTNGMTHTEAQTAWCQGRAAFIPCGSWLENEMAAITPAGFDMAFLPVPALPGDRLPRHAVRAGAGEPFVVPARARNRAGGLEFLRIMLTKEAAGRFAVAANALTVLKDGIGPEVVLEPGTRSAAAALAAAGRDTFDYTYPDLQTAFDLALQNATNELVNSRITPRQWVAAAKAATARKV